From one Solanum stenotomum isolate F172 chromosome 12, ASM1918654v1, whole genome shotgun sequence genomic stretch:
- the LOC125849461 gene encoding basic leucine zipper 43-like has translation MQPTDVTDFYYLLPSNPTQFPSQSCVNYNPSTFQLNTLLNPLYHLQITPQVQDLNPQLTCFNSNSTSDEADEQQWTLINERKQRRMISNRESARRSRMRKQRHLDELWAQVVWLRNENHQLLDKLNHASERHDQVLQENAQLKNEASELRQMMAGMQFSSPCPSSRALENEPCSGLPQNE, from the coding sequence ATGCAACCCACTGATGTCACAGACTTCTATTACCTACTTCCTTCTAACCCAACTCAATTCCCATCTCAATCTTGTGTGAACTATAACCCATCCACATTTCAGCTAAATACGCTCTTGAATCCTTTGTATCATCTTCAGATCACTCCTCAAGTTCAAGACCTCAATCCACAACTAACATGTTTCAACAGTAACTCTACATCTGATGAAGCTGATGAGCAACAGTGGACTCTTATAAATGAACGCAAACAGAGGAGAATGATATCTAATAGAGAGTCTGCACGGAGATCACGCATGCGCAAGCAGAGGCACCTAGATGAGCTTTGGGCACAGGTTGTTTGGCTCCGAAATGAGAATCACCAGCTCCTGGACAAACTAAATCATGCTTCTGAGCGCCATGATCAAGTACTTCAAGAAAATGCTCAACTGAAAAACGAAGCTTCAGAACTTCGCCAAATGATGGCTGGCATGCAGTTTAGTAGTCCTTGTCCTAGCTCAAGAGCTCTTGAGAATGAACCTTGCAGTGGTTTACCTCAAAATGAATAA
- the LOC125849014 gene encoding E3 ubiquitin-protein ligase SIRP1-like, producing the protein MAENYSLQSFHLQTTNFSENEVEQEDTSYSFSPSNLTFFIPSFDDFDSGPESESADSESDRSDLIANPSSFFYGTEDQMDLVTDLFDSRNDYVTDHPRVVHSNSNVRVLPNGEEVELEFEFDGLRVVGVDSESDSEDVEVISGVIHQIGDSRVPDLWSCFRVGDEGDLDEDSEWEEVERVEGRRDNMSYLIGRMEEISVSSDFSSEEGNLGLGEDGEEGQVRNLEWEFLLAVNDFERSLEFHNAVILQDDGGFGTFDFVGSQERLKGSPPAAKSVLENLPLLVVSDEDLKGSNAACAVCKDEILSTEKVTRLPCSHDYHCDCIVPWLNIRNTCPVCRHELPTDDADYERENGRSAGPGHVNDFQLESWSNPFGAACQYPSLPAEISSL; encoded by the exons ATGGCGGAAAATTATAGCCTTCAAAGTTTCCATTTACAGACAACCAATTTCAGCGAGAACGAAGTCGAACAGGAGGACACCTCATACTCCTTTTCTCCTTCTAACCTTACCTTCTTTATTCcctcttttgatgattttgaCTCGGGCCCCGAATCCGAATCCGCTGATTCGGAGTCCGACCGCTCCGACTTGATCGCAAACCCTAGTTCCTTCTTCTATGGCACTGAAGACCAAATGGACCTTGTAACCGATTTGTTCGACTCCCGAAATGACTACGTTACGGATCATCCCCGTGTTGTTCACAGCAATTCCAATGTTAGGGTTTTGCCAAACGGTGAAGAAGTAGAGCTTGAGTTTGAATTTGATGGACTTCGGGTCGTTGGGGTAGACTCCGAGTCCGATTCAGAAGATGTGGAGGTAATTTCGGGGGTTATTCACCAAATTGGTGATTCGAGAGTGCCGGATTTGTGGAGCTGTTTTCGGGTTGGTGATGAGGGGGATTTGGATGAAGATTCAGAGTGGGAAGAAGTTGAGAGGGTTGAAGGGAGGCGGGACAATATGAGTTATCTGATTGGACGAATGGAAGAAATTTCTGTTTCTTCTGATTTCTCTTCCGAAGAAGGAAATTTGGGTTTGGGTGAAGACGGAGAAGAGGGGCAAGTGAGGAATTTAGAATGGGAATTTCTGCTGGCGGTTAATGATTTCGAAAGGAGCCTTGAATTTCACAATGCTGTTATACTTCAAGATGACGGTGGGTTTGGTacttttgattttgttggaaGCCAAGAGAGGTTAAAGGGTAGTCCACCAGCAGCTAAATCTGTACTGGAAAATCTTCCTTTGCTGGTCGTGAGTGATGAAGATTTGAAAGGAAGCAATGCAGCTTGTGCAGTTTGCAAAGATGAGATTTTGTCAACGGAGAAAGTGACTAGGTTGCCTTGTTCTCACGATTACCATTGTGATTGTATTGTGCCATGGCTAAATATCCGTAATACATGTCCTGTTTGTCGCCACGAGTTGCCCACGGATGATGCTGATTATGAGAGGGAAAATGGAAGGAGTGCTGGTCCAGGACATGTTAATGATTTTCAG CTGGAATCATGGTCCAACCCTTTTGGTGCTGCTTGCCAGTATCCTTCCTTACCAGCTGAAATAAGTTCCCTGTAG
- the LOC125849091 gene encoding amino acid transporter AVT6A-like isoform X1 has protein sequence MTIGSIRPVKEKKSRKNKQPVVDDQSPLLPTKHQEDGFNGASYSGAVFNLSTTIVGAGIMALPATMKVLGLIPGIIMIILMAFLTEASVELLIRFSRTSNSVSYGGLMGDAFGNYGKMLLQICVLVNNIGVLIVYMIIIGDVLSGTTSSGTHHAGVLEGWFGVQWWNGRFFILLVTTLGVFAPLACLKRIDSLRYTSALSVALAVVFLIVTVGITIFKLINGSILIPRLLPSFYDLTSFLKLFTVVPVMVTAYICHYNVHSIENELEESRQIRSVVQSALALCSSVYVLTSIFGFLLFGDATLDDVLANFDADLGIPFGSFLNDVVRVSYAAHLMLVFPIVFYPLRLNLDGLVFPSARPLTLDNLRFALISGGLIAIIFLGANFIPSIWDAFQFTGATAAVCIGFIFPAAVTLRDRYGIATKRDKILSIFMIVLAVFSNMVAIYSDAYALFKKNSSPRE, from the exons ATGACTATTGGAAGCATTAGACctgtaaaagagaaaaaatcaagaaagaacaaacaGCCAGTAGTAGATGACCAATCGCCATTATTGCCTACAAAGCATCAGGAAGATGGGTTCAATGGGGCTTCATATAGTGGGGCTGTATTTAATTTGTCGACTACAATTGTCGGTGCTGGAATCATGGCCTTACCTGCAACTATGAAGGTGTTGGGACTCATTCCTGGGATTATTATGATCATCTTGATGGCTTTCCTCACAGAAGCTTCAGTTGAGTTGTTAATCAGGTTTAGTAGGACTTCAAATTCAGTTTCTTATGGAGGTCTTATGGGCGATGCTTTTGGCAACTATGGGAAGATGTTGCTTCAAATATGTGTACTTGTTAATAATATTGGTGTTCTTATTGTATACATGATTATCATAG GTGACGTGCTTTCTGGAACAACTTCAAGTGGAACCCACCATGCTGGTGTCCTGGAAGGTTGGTTCGGAGTTCAATGGTGGAATGGACGATTCTTTATTCTTCTTGTGACCACCCTTGGCGTATTTGCACCATTAGCTTGCTTAAAGCGTATAG ATTCATTGAGATATACATCTGCATTATCAGTCGCCCTGGCTGTTGTATTTCTGATCGTAACTGTGGGAATCACCATATTCAAGCTGATAAATGGATCAATTCTTATTCCCAGATTGCTTCCCAGTTTTTATGATCTAACGTCATTCCTCAAGCTCTTCACAGTTGTTCCTGTAATGGTCACTGCGTACATCTGTCACTATAATG TTCACTCCATAGAAAATGAACTTGAAGAAAGCAGGCAGATCAGATCAGTGGTGCAAAGTGCGCTAGCTCTTTGCTCGAGTGTGTATGTGCTGACAAGCATTTTTGGATTTCTCCTATTTGGCGATGCAACTCTTGATGATGTGCTTGCCAACTTCGATGCTGATCTTGGAATTCCATTTGGCTCCTTTCTTAATGATGTTGTGCGTGTCAGCTATGCTGCCCACCTGATGCTCGTCTTTCCCATTGTTTTCTACCCACTGCGGCTTAACTTGGATGGCCTTGTATTTCCTTCTGCAAGGCCTCTAACCCTGGACAATTTGAGGTTTGCTTTAATCAGCGGTGGCCTCATTGCCATCATCTTTTTGGGGGCGAATTTCATCCCAAGCATCTGGGATGCTTTCCAATTCACTGGAGCAACTGCTGCTGTTTGCATAGGGTTCATATTTCCTGCTGCTGTTACTCTCAG GGATCGGTATGGCATAGCAACTAAGAGGGACAAGATCTTAAGTATTTTTATGATTGTCCTTGCTGTCTTTTCAAACATGGTGGCCATATATAGCGATGCCTATGCCTTGTTTAAAAAGAATTCATCACCGCGTGAGTGA
- the LOC125849091 gene encoding amino acid transporter AVT6A-like isoform X2, producing the protein MTIGSIRPVKEKKSRKNKQPVVDDQSPLLPTKHQEDGFNGASYSGAVFNLSTTIVGAGIMALPATMKVLGLIPGIIMIILMAFLTEASVELLIRFSRTSNSVSYGGLMGDAFGNYGKMLLQICVLVNNIGVLIVYMIIIGDVLSGTTSSGTHHAGVLEGWFGVQWWNGRFFILLVTTLGVFAPLACLKRIDSLRYTSALSVALAVVFLIVTVGITIFKLINGSILIPRLLPSFYDLTSFLKLFTVVPVMVTAYICHYNVHSIENELEESRQIRSVVQSALALCSSVYVLTSIFGFLLFGDATLDDVLANFDADLGIPFGSFLNDVVRVSYAAHLMLVFPIVFYPLRLNLDGLVFPSARPLTLDNLRFALISGGLIAIIFLGANFIPSIWDAFQFTGATAAVCIGFIFPAAVTLSLEVLSRQDYMLID; encoded by the exons ATGACTATTGGAAGCATTAGACctgtaaaagagaaaaaatcaagaaagaacaaacaGCCAGTAGTAGATGACCAATCGCCATTATTGCCTACAAAGCATCAGGAAGATGGGTTCAATGGGGCTTCATATAGTGGGGCTGTATTTAATTTGTCGACTACAATTGTCGGTGCTGGAATCATGGCCTTACCTGCAACTATGAAGGTGTTGGGACTCATTCCTGGGATTATTATGATCATCTTGATGGCTTTCCTCACAGAAGCTTCAGTTGAGTTGTTAATCAGGTTTAGTAGGACTTCAAATTCAGTTTCTTATGGAGGTCTTATGGGCGATGCTTTTGGCAACTATGGGAAGATGTTGCTTCAAATATGTGTACTTGTTAATAATATTGGTGTTCTTATTGTATACATGATTATCATAG GTGACGTGCTTTCTGGAACAACTTCAAGTGGAACCCACCATGCTGGTGTCCTGGAAGGTTGGTTCGGAGTTCAATGGTGGAATGGACGATTCTTTATTCTTCTTGTGACCACCCTTGGCGTATTTGCACCATTAGCTTGCTTAAAGCGTATAG ATTCATTGAGATATACATCTGCATTATCAGTCGCCCTGGCTGTTGTATTTCTGATCGTAACTGTGGGAATCACCATATTCAAGCTGATAAATGGATCAATTCTTATTCCCAGATTGCTTCCCAGTTTTTATGATCTAACGTCATTCCTCAAGCTCTTCACAGTTGTTCCTGTAATGGTCACTGCGTACATCTGTCACTATAATG TTCACTCCATAGAAAATGAACTTGAAGAAAGCAGGCAGATCAGATCAGTGGTGCAAAGTGCGCTAGCTCTTTGCTCGAGTGTGTATGTGCTGACAAGCATTTTTGGATTTCTCCTATTTGGCGATGCAACTCTTGATGATGTGCTTGCCAACTTCGATGCTGATCTTGGAATTCCATTTGGCTCCTTTCTTAATGATGTTGTGCGTGTCAGCTATGCTGCCCACCTGATGCTCGTCTTTCCCATTGTTTTCTACCCACTGCGGCTTAACTTGGATGGCCTTGTATTTCCTTCTGCAAGGCCTCTAACCCTGGACAATTTGAGGTTTGCTTTAATCAGCGGTGGCCTCATTGCCATCATCTTTTTGGGGGCGAATTTCATCCCAAGCATCTGGGATGCTTTCCAATTCACTGGAGCAACTGCTGCTGTTTGCATAGGGTTCATATTTCCTGCTGCTGTTACTCTCAG TTTGGAAGTTTTGTCCAGGCAGGACTATATGTTGATTGATTAA